One Pseudobacteroides sp. genomic window carries:
- the ribE gene encoding 6,7-dimethyl-8-ribityllumazine synthase gives MAIKTNAGNLIAKDLRFGVVIGRFNDFIGSKLVGGCIDGIVRHGGTEENIELTWVPGAFEIPLAAQKLANSKRFDAVICLGAVIRGSTPHFDYVSNEVSKGIAKVSLDTGIPVIFGVLTTDTIEQAIERAGTKAGNKGYDAAVTAIEMANLMKII, from the coding sequence ATGGCAATAAAAACTAATGCAGGAAATCTTATAGCTAAGGATCTTAGATTCGGTGTTGTAATAGGAAGGTTTAACGATTTTATAGGCAGTAAGCTTGTTGGCGGATGTATTGACGGCATTGTAAGGCATGGCGGAACAGAGGAAAACATAGAGCTGACATGGGTTCCGGGTGCTTTTGAGATACCTCTGGCAGCACAGAAACTGGCAAATTCCAAGAGGTTTGATGCTGTTATTTGCCTGGGGGCAGTAATTAGAGGCTCAACTCCTCATTTTGACTATGTTTCTAATGAAGTGTCAAAAGGAATAGCCAAAGTTTCATTAGATACCGGCATTCCTGTAATTTTCGGAGTACTTACGACGGATACAATAGAGCAGGCCATTGAAAGAGCAGGAACAAAGGCGGGAAATAAAGGCTATGACGCAGCTGTAACAGCTATTGAAATGGCTAACTTGATGAAGATTATATAA
- the tpiA gene encoding triose-phosphate isomerase, translating to MARVIMAAGNWKMNKTPNEAAEFVGALKTKVEGAYSEVVVGVPFVALSDVKKAAAGSNVKVAAQNMHWEEKGAFTGEVSGQMLAEMGIEYVIIGHSERRQYFAETDETVNKKVHSAFKYGLTPIVCCGESLAQREQGVTADLVRFQVKIALLGLTAEQAKKTVIAYEPIWAIGTGKTATNEQAEEVCAIIRECVKELYGSEVAEATRILYGGSVTAASAHDLFNMPNIDGGLVGGASLKLDDFEKIVKYNG from the coding sequence ATGGCTAGAGTAATAATGGCTGCAGGAAACTGGAAGATGAATAAAACTCCAAATGAAGCTGCAGAATTTGTAGGTGCATTAAAGACAAAAGTTGAAGGAGCTTATTCCGAAGTTGTAGTAGGGGTTCCATTTGTAGCATTATCAGATGTTAAAAAGGCAGCTGCAGGATCAAACGTAAAAGTGGCTGCTCAGAATATGCACTGGGAAGAAAAGGGTGCATTTACAGGTGAAGTATCAGGTCAAATGCTTGCAGAAATGGGCATTGAGTATGTTATAATCGGTCACTCCGAAAGAAGACAATACTTTGCAGAAACTGATGAAACTGTTAATAAAAAAGTTCATTCAGCATTCAAATATGGTTTGACCCCAATAGTATGCTGCGGAGAATCCTTGGCTCAGAGAGAGCAGGGAGTTACAGCTGACCTCGTTAGATTCCAGGTTAAAATTGCACTTTTAGGATTGACAGCAGAACAGGCTAAAAAGACTGTTATAGCTTATGAACCTATCTGGGCTATAGGGACAGGTAAGACTGCAACCAATGAGCAGGCTGAAGAGGTTTGTGCAATAATAAGAGAATGTGTTAAAGAATTATATGGCAGTGAAGTTGCAGAAGCTACAAGAATTCTTTACGGCGGAAGTGTCACTGCTGCAAGTGCACATGATCTGTTCAACATGCCCAACATTGACGGTGGTCTTGTAGGTGGAGCAAGCCTTAAGCTTGATGATTTCGAAAAGATCGTTAAGTACAACGGTTAA
- a CDS encoding PilZ domain-containing protein produces MNIKAGEIVSIRHCSGTKLYKSIVLETLDDTLSVKLFDEVALLNCSPGDPVVLGCEFNNEVYMGSCNLLDIDKDNNKLSLKIDNYETITNKRLYERFPVSFYADVRIGESQKKNLVLVKNISINGLMINTKHDFPVYQELKFELHLDIKLHLKATVIRKSKDTNNFEYGLKIIYTDVNTPKLLKKLILILKQEQEDFIKKLKEPN; encoded by the coding sequence ATGAATATAAAAGCCGGTGAAATTGTATCGATACGCCACTGTTCCGGTACAAAGTTATATAAAAGCATTGTACTCGAAACTCTTGACGATACACTATCTGTAAAACTATTCGATGAAGTCGCACTTCTTAACTGTTCTCCCGGCGATCCAGTGGTTTTGGGGTGCGAGTTTAACAATGAGGTTTACATGGGTAGCTGTAATCTTTTAGATATCGATAAGGACAATAATAAACTTTCTTTAAAGATAGACAACTATGAGACTATCACAAATAAGAGGCTTTATGAACGATTTCCCGTTTCATTTTATGCCGACGTAAGAATAGGGGAATCTCAGAAAAAAAACCTGGTCCTTGTTAAAAACATAAGTATAAACGGCCTTATGATCAACACCAAACATGATTTCCCGGTATACCAGGAATTAAAATTCGAGCTTCACCTCGATATCAAACTTCACCTTAAGGCAACTGTTATAAGAAAATCCAAAGACACCAACAATTTTGAGTATGGCCTTAAGATTATCTATACAGATGTAAATACTCCAAAGCTTTTAAAGAAGCTTATTCTTATTTTAAAGCAGGAACAAGAGGATTTTATAAAGAAATTGAAGGAACCGAATTAA
- the eno gene encoding phosphopyruvate hydratase, with the protein MKQYLEIESVYAREILDSRGNPTVEVEVIAEGGFLGRAAVPSGASTGAFEAIELRDGDKSRYLGKGVQKAVDNVNNIIAPEIEGMNVFDQVAIDNAMIALDGTPNKEKLGANAILGVSMAAAKAAAEALGLSLYQYIGGVNAKVLPVPMMNIINGGKHADNSVNIQEFMIMPVGATSFKHALQMCAEVFHNLKKVLSGKGYSTAVGDEGGFAPNLKTDEEAIQVILEAVEKAGYKPGADFRIAIDAAATEMYEEAKKKGQEGSYYFWKADIMKTKEEMVAFWCDLANKYPIISLEDGVSEEDWEGWKMLTEAIGSKIQLVGDDLFVTNTERLKRGIDLGVGNSILIKVNQIGTLTETLDAIQMANRAGYTAVVSHRSGETEDATISDIAVATNAGQIKTGAPSRTDRVAKYNQLLRIEEELAGVSQYPGLDAWFNLKNK; encoded by the coding sequence ATGAAACAGTATTTAGAAATTGAAAGTGTTTACGCTAGAGAAATACTTGACTCAAGAGGTAATCCTACAGTAGAGGTTGAAGTAATAGCAGAAGGCGGATTTTTAGGAAGAGCAGCAGTTCCTTCAGGTGCTTCAACAGGTGCTTTCGAAGCTATAGAATTAAGAGATGGTGATAAAAGCAGATACTTGGGAAAAGGCGTTCAGAAGGCAGTTGATAACGTTAACAACATAATAGCACCTGAAATTGAAGGTATGAACGTGTTTGACCAGGTAGCAATAGATAATGCCATGATTGCTTTGGACGGAACTCCTAACAAAGAAAAATTAGGAGCAAATGCTATTTTAGGAGTATCTATGGCTGCTGCAAAAGCTGCTGCTGAAGCTCTTGGATTAAGCCTTTACCAGTATATAGGCGGTGTAAATGCAAAGGTTCTTCCAGTTCCGATGATGAACATCATCAACGGTGGAAAACATGCTGACAACAGTGTTAACATTCAGGAATTTATGATAATGCCTGTTGGTGCTACAAGCTTCAAGCATGCTCTTCAAATGTGTGCGGAAGTATTCCACAACTTGAAAAAGGTATTAAGCGGCAAAGGTTACAGCACTGCAGTAGGTGATGAAGGCGGATTCGCACCTAACCTTAAGACTGACGAAGAGGCAATTCAAGTTATATTGGAAGCTGTTGAAAAAGCAGGATACAAGCCTGGAGCTGACTTCAGAATTGCTATAGATGCAGCTGCTACTGAAATGTATGAAGAAGCTAAGAAAAAGGGTCAGGAAGGAAGTTACTATTTCTGGAAAGCTGACATAATGAAGACTAAGGAAGAAATGGTCGCTTTCTGGTGTGATTTGGCAAATAAATACCCGATCATATCATTGGAAGACGGCGTTTCAGAGGAAGATTGGGAAGGTTGGAAGATGCTTACTGAAGCAATCGGTTCTAAGATTCAGTTGGTAGGGGACGATCTTTTTGTTACAAATACTGAAAGATTAAAGAGAGGAATCGACCTTGGAGTAGGAAATTCCATACTTATCAAAGTTAACCAGATCGGTACACTCACTGAGACTCTTGATGCTATCCAAATGGCAAACAGAGCAGGTTATACTGCAGTTGTATCACATAGATCAGGTGAAACTGAAGATGCTACAATTTCTGATATAGCTGTTGCTACAAACGCTGGTCAGATTAAGACCGGAGCTCCTTCAAGAACTGACCGTGTTGCAAAATACAACCAGTTATTAAGGATCGAAGAAGAACTTGCTGGTGTAAGCCAGTACCCAGGCCTTGATGCATGGTTCAATCTTAAGAATAAATAA
- a CDS encoding phosphoglycerate kinase produces MMSYNKKSIEDIDVKGKKVIVRVDFNVPLDANKNITDDKRIVGALPTIKYLVDKGAKTILVSHLGRPKNGFEDKFSMRPTAVRLGELLGKPVVMASDVIGEDAKAKAAALKDGEVLMLENVRFHKEEEKNDPAFAKELSTLAEIYVNDAFGTAHRAHASTAGLADYLPAVCGYLIQKEIDIMGKALSNPARPFVAILGGAKVSDKIAVIENLIDKVDTLIIGGGMAYTFIKAQGNNVGKSICEADKLDLAKSLLDKAEKKGVKLLLPIDNKVGKEFNNDTESKFVCSTEIPDDFMGLDIGPKSIELFANVLKDAKTVVWNGPMGVFEFSNFAIGTKEVAKAVAESGAISIVGGGDSAAAVEQLGYAEKITHISTGGGASLEFLEGKVLPGIDVLLDK; encoded by the coding sequence ATAATGAGCTATAATAAAAAGTCAATTGAAGATATTGACGTAAAAGGTAAAAAGGTTATTGTCAGAGTTGATTTTAACGTTCCATTGGATGCAAACAAAAATATAACTGATGACAAGAGAATAGTTGGAGCACTTCCTACTATAAAGTATCTTGTTGATAAAGGTGCAAAAACCATTTTGGTATCACACCTTGGGAGGCCAAAGAACGGTTTTGAAGATAAATTCAGCATGAGGCCTACAGCAGTAAGGCTGGGTGAACTTTTGGGCAAGCCCGTTGTTATGGCTTCCGACGTTATCGGTGAAGATGCGAAAGCTAAGGCTGCAGCGTTGAAAGACGGTGAAGTTCTTATGCTTGAAAATGTAAGATTCCATAAGGAAGAAGAAAAGAATGACCCTGCATTTGCAAAAGAGCTTTCAACATTGGCAGAAATATATGTTAATGACGCTTTTGGTACAGCACACAGAGCACATGCGTCAACTGCAGGATTGGCAGATTATCTGCCTGCTGTCTGCGGATACCTTATTCAGAAAGAAATCGATATAATGGGTAAAGCATTATCAAACCCTGCAAGACCTTTTGTCGCAATTTTGGGAGGAGCAAAGGTTTCAGATAAGATAGCGGTTATTGAAAACCTGATAGACAAGGTTGATACACTCATTATAGGCGGCGGTATGGCATATACATTTATAAAGGCACAGGGTAACAATGTCGGTAAATCAATATGTGAAGCCGACAAGCTGGATCTTGCAAAGAGCCTTTTGGATAAAGCAGAAAAGAAGGGCGTTAAGCTTTTGCTTCCTATAGATAACAAAGTAGGAAAAGAATTCAACAACGATACAGAATCAAAGTTTGTATGCTCTACAGAAATACCTGATGATTTTATGGGTCTGGATATTGGGCCAAAATCAATTGAGCTTTTCGCAAATGTATTAAAAGATGCGAAGACAGTGGTATGGAATGGACCAATGGGAGTATTTGAATTCTCCAACTTTGCAATAGGTACTAAGGAAGTTGCTAAAGCTGTTGCTGAGTCAGGAGCTATATCCATCGTAGGTGGAGGAGATTCTGCGGCTGCAGTAGAGCAGCTTGGATATGCTGAAAAGATAACTCATATTTCTACAGGTGGCGGAGCTTCACTGGAGTTCCTTGAAGGAAAAGTACTGCCTGGAATAGATGTATTATTGGATAAATAA
- a CDS encoding peroxiredoxin — MNRIVGVQAPDFNMECVDGKGEDFLNVSLGDYKGKWLVLFFYPLDFTFVCPTEITAMSRRIEEFKKAGAEVLAVSIDSKFSHKAWIHTPVENGGLGKINFPIASDITKEVSQKYGVLIEQAGIALRGLFIIDPDGVVKYSVVHDLNIGRSVDETLRVLQALQSGGLCPIDWHPGDKLL, encoded by the coding sequence ATGAATCGTATTGTTGGAGTACAAGCACCTGATTTTAATATGGAGTGTGTGGATGGAAAAGGCGAAGATTTTTTAAATGTATCACTAGGTGACTATAAAGGAAAATGGTTGGTACTTTTCTTCTACCCATTGGATTTTACTTTTGTATGCCCCACTGAAATCACTGCTATGAGCAGAAGAATAGAAGAATTTAAAAAGGCTGGAGCTGAAGTTCTTGCAGTAAGCATAGACAGTAAATTTTCACATAAGGCATGGATCCACACCCCTGTTGAAAATGGCGGTCTTGGAAAAATTAATTTCCCAATTGCATCCGATATTACCAAAGAAGTATCTCAAAAATATGGTGTCCTCATTGAACAAGCAGGAATTGCATTAAGAGGCTTGTTTATCATTGATCCTGACGGTGTCGTAAAATATTCTGTTGTTCATGATCTAAATATTGGAAGAAGCGTAGATGAAACGCTGAGAGTATTACAAGCACTGCAATCAGGTGGCTTATGCCCTATCGACTGGCACCCGGGCGATAAACTTCTTTAG
- a CDS encoding DNA-3-methyladenine glycosylase I, with protein MKRNKIRCAWVTDDEIYQKYHDFEWGRPVHDDNKLFEFLILEGMQAGLSWLTVLKKREAFRKAFDNFDMDKIIEYDDKKFEALMQNKDIIRNKLKIESVKQNAICFKKIQSTYGSFNSFIWGYVDGEQIVNSWKQLADIPATTELSDKISKDMKKLGFKFVGSTIIYAFMQAIGMVNDHTADCFLFHKE; from the coding sequence ATGAAAAGGAATAAAATTCGGTGTGCATGGGTTACTGACGATGAAATATATCAAAAATATCACGATTTTGAGTGGGGTAGGCCGGTTCATGATGATAATAAGCTTTTTGAATTTCTTATTCTAGAGGGGATGCAGGCAGGTCTTAGCTGGCTGACTGTTCTCAAAAAGAGGGAAGCATTCAGAAAAGCGTTTGACAATTTTGATATGGATAAGATCATTGAATATGATGATAAAAAATTTGAAGCTCTTATGCAAAATAAAGATATTATCAGAAATAAATTAAAAATAGAATCGGTTAAACAAAATGCAATTTGCTTTAAAAAGATACAAAGCACATACGGAAGCTTTAATTCTTTTATATGGGGATATGTGGATGGTGAACAGATTGTAAATTCATGGAAGCAGTTAGCTGACATTCCTGCCACAACAGAGCTTTCCGATAAAATAAGCAAAGATATGAAAAAGCTTGGTTTTAAGTTTGTAGGTTCTACCATTATATATGCTTTTATGCAGGCAATAGGTATGGTCAATGACCACACAGCAGACTGCTTTTTGTTTCATAAAGAGTAA
- the gap gene encoding type I glyceraldehyde-3-phosphate dehydrogenase, whose translation MAVKIGINGFGRIGRLVFRAAIENPNVEVTGINDPFIDLEYMKYMLRYDTVHGQFKGEISEADGKLVVNGKKIAVFASKDPAEIAWSSCGAEYVVESTGVFTTTEKASAHFKGGAKKVIISAPSADAPMFVMGVNNDKYTKDMNVVSNASCTTNCLAPLAKVINDNFGIVEGLMTTVHAVTATQKTVDGPSNKDWRGGRGAGFNIIPSSTGAAKAVGKVIPELNGKLTGMAFRVPTADVSVVDLTVRLEKAASYDEIKAAVKKASENELKGILGYTEDEVVSSDFIHDARTSIFDAKAGIALNGNFVKLVSWYDNEWGYSNKVVDLIIHMSKVDA comes from the coding sequence ATGGCTGTAAAAATAGGTATTAATGGTTTTGGACGTATAGGACGTCTTGTTTTCAGAGCTGCGATTGAAAATCCAAACGTAGAAGTAACTGGTATTAACGACCCATTCATCGATCTCGAATACATGAAATATATGTTGAGATACGATACAGTGCATGGACAGTTCAAAGGTGAAATTTCCGAAGCTGATGGCAAATTGGTTGTAAACGGAAAGAAAATAGCTGTATTCGCTTCAAAGGATCCTGCAGAGATTGCATGGTCAAGCTGTGGAGCTGAATATGTTGTTGAATCAACAGGCGTATTCACAACTACTGAAAAGGCTTCAGCTCACTTCAAAGGCGGAGCAAAGAAAGTTATTATAAGTGCTCCTTCAGCAGATGCTCCAATGTTCGTTATGGGAGTTAACAACGATAAGTACACTAAAGACATGAACGTTGTTTCAAACGCATCATGTACTACAAACTGCTTGGCTCCTTTAGCAAAGGTTATCAATGATAACTTCGGTATAGTTGAAGGCTTAATGACTACTGTACATGCTGTAACAGCTACACAGAAGACTGTTGACGGACCTTCAAACAAAGACTGGAGAGGCGGACGTGGTGCAGGTTTCAACATAATTCCTTCATCCACAGGTGCTGCTAAAGCAGTTGGTAAGGTTATTCCTGAATTAAACGGAAAGCTCACAGGTATGGCATTCAGAGTTCCAACAGCTGACGTTTCAGTTGTTGACCTCACAGTAAGACTTGAAAAAGCTGCATCATATGATGAAATAAAGGCTGCTGTTAAGAAAGCTTCTGAAAATGAATTAAAGGGTATCCTCGGATACACTGAAGATGAAGTTGTTTCATCAGACTTCATTCATGATGCACGTACTTCAATTTTCGATGCAAAAGCAGGTATCGCATTAAACGGCAACTTCGTTAAGCTCGTATCATGGTATGATAATGAGTGGGGTTATTCAAACAAGGTAGTAGACCTCATCATTCACATGTCAAAGGTTGATGCTTAA
- the gpmI gene encoding 2,3-bisphosphoglycerate-independent phosphoglycerate mutase → MKDKLVALIILDGFGINPKEDGNAIKAAHTPNIDRYLKDYTNTTIKCSGMDVGLPTGQMGNSEVGHTNIGAGRIVYQELTRITKSIEDGDFFDKKEFLDAIENCKKNNTKLHLFGLLSDGGVHSHNTHLYALIELAKRQGLKDVYIHCFFDGRDVPPDSSKAFVEELEAKLKEIGTGKIASVMGRYYSMDRDNRWDRVQMAYDVMASGKGLTAASAGEAVQNSYDKGEFDEFVKPTAIIEGGKPVALIDKNDSVIFFNFRPDRAREITRTFTDVDFKGFERERGYFPVFFVCMTQYDKTIENAIVAFKPESLTNTFGEYISKLGHKQLRIAETEKYAHVTFFFNGGVEMVYPGEDRALIPSPKVATYDLKPEMSAYEVADEAVKRINSKEYDVIILNFANPDMVGHTGVMEAAKAAVEAVDACVGKVVDAIQAQGGVALITADHGNSEQMIDYVTGGPFTAHTTNEVPLIGIGLGEAKLKSGRLSDLTPTMLDIMGVEKPKEMTGSSLIVK, encoded by the coding sequence ATGAAGGATAAATTGGTTGCATTAATAATATTGGACGGCTTCGGCATAAATCCAAAGGAAGACGGAAATGCCATAAAAGCTGCACATACACCCAATATTGACAGATACTTAAAAGATTATACCAATACCACAATAAAGTGTAGCGGGATGGATGTTGGCCTTCCTACAGGCCAAATGGGAAATTCCGAGGTAGGGCATACAAATATAGGTGCAGGAAGAATTGTATATCAAGAGCTTACCAGAATCACAAAATCCATAGAAGATGGTGACTTTTTTGATAAAAAGGAATTTCTTGATGCAATAGAAAACTGTAAAAAGAATAATACCAAGCTTCATCTGTTTGGGTTGTTATCTGACGGAGGCGTACACAGCCATAATACTCACCTTTATGCATTGATTGAACTGGCGAAAAGACAGGGCCTGAAGGACGTTTATATACACTGTTTCTTTGACGGTAGAGATGTCCCTCCGGATAGCTCAAAGGCTTTTGTTGAAGAGCTGGAAGCAAAGTTAAAAGAAATCGGTACTGGTAAGATTGCATCTGTTATGGGGCGTTACTACTCCATGGATAGAGATAACAGATGGGATAGGGTGCAGATGGCATATGATGTAATGGCATCTGGAAAAGGGCTTACTGCGGCAAGTGCAGGTGAGGCTGTTCAGAACTCCTATGATAAGGGCGAATTTGATGAATTTGTAAAGCCTACTGCTATTATAGAAGGCGGCAAACCTGTTGCACTCATAGATAAGAACGACTCCGTCATATTCTTTAACTTCAGACCGGACAGAGCAAGAGAAATCACAAGAACATTCACTGATGTTGATTTTAAAGGATTTGAAAGAGAAAGAGGATATTTCCCTGTGTTCTTTGTCTGCATGACACAGTATGACAAAACAATAGAAAATGCGATTGTAGCATTTAAGCCTGAATCACTTACAAACACATTTGGAGAATACATAAGCAAGCTTGGACACAAGCAGCTTAGAATTGCGGAAACAGAGAAGTATGCTCATGTTACATTTTTCTTTAACGGCGGTGTTGAGATGGTTTATCCAGGTGAAGACAGGGCTCTTATTCCATCACCAAAGGTTGCAACTTATGATCTGAAGCCTGAAATGAGTGCTTATGAGGTGGCTGACGAGGCCGTTAAGAGAATTAATTCAAAAGAGTATGACGTAATAATATTAAATTTCGCGAACCCTGATATGGTTGGTCATACAGGCGTAATGGAGGCGGCAAAGGCTGCAGTTGAAGCGGTTGATGCATGTGTCGGCAAGGTAGTGGATGCTATACAGGCTCAGGGAGGAGTAGCTCTCATAACAGCAGATCATGGTAATTCAGAGCAAATGATTGATTATGTTACAGGCGGACCGTTTACTGCACACACTACAAATGAAGTTCCTTTAATTGGTATTGGTTTAGGAGAAGCGAAGCTAAAGTCGGGAAGACTTTCGGACCTGACGCCTACAATGCTCGATATAATGGGAGTTGAAAAGCCAAAAGAGATGACAGGAAGTTCGTTGATTGTAAAATAA